From the Schistocerca nitens isolate TAMUIC-IGC-003100 chromosome 10, iqSchNite1.1, whole genome shotgun sequence genome, the window GAATACTACGCTATgtggatatgtctgaaagaacatacaccacatatataattatagTGATGACAGCCAATGATCGCTTCAGTGCAGAATGCACACGaagctcgaactcttatgggaagccgcccgggattagccgagcggtctaaggtgctgcagtcacagacggtgcggctgatcccggcggaggttcgagtcctccctcgggtatgggtgtgtgtgtctgtccttaggataatttaggttaagtagtgtgtaatcatagggactgatgacgttagcagttaagtcccataagatttcatacacatttgaattttCTTACGGGAATTGGCGAGATGCCACGAGTTATGAGGATAATGAGCAGTAGTTAGTGGTATAAGTGGAGATTTTCGGTCTGACAGGTGTGCTAGGATAATCCGTGCCATTGTGTTTGGATAGCATAGAGGTAAGTGCATcacactatagttgaattcttttatcttggcggttcgcgcatgcccgcccagacgcgggagattgctgcgttgccagttgcacacgacgcacgcgccaagagaagcagcgccatagtatagcatagttcgcacgCAAGCttacgtttggggggggggggggagcgcgcagtttatgaagtaaagccaccacggccgcattaaccctttcgctactacagagacgtgctccccgcattccgcgctgtgcgcgattttgtcactgtactgctcgcctgtgctgacacatggtgtttccgactgctttcacacacttatcattcgattccacaaaaactatttggcccagaaattagatttttacatatcttagtgactgataccttccccccacttcctttgactgaagtgctttaaaataaagccaaacgcccccggtgaaaataaaacttttattacagtcgcgaaagacggaatatttctcaatattacatacgacacctatgtggtacttaaattaaatgagatattgttatacagtaaattctctATGAAATtttggtaccttgtccacatttcattctcaacattgtggcaactaaaatcgaccatacgtaaAGTATAcagtatggacttttacctctgaaaattcttcaaaatttcgtgcaatggtttactacatttaatgctgcataataactgggttgaacatcgaaacaaagttAAGTCATTTATGGTGGGAAGGTATCAGtcgagaagatgtgtaaaaatctaatttttgggccaaatagtttttgtgaaatcgaatgataagtgtgtcaaagcagtgggaacaccttgtgtctgcacaggcaagcagtgcagtgatgacaaaatcgcgcacagcgcggaatgcggggagcacgtgactgcagcagcgaaagggttaatgaagagacaaagcactagaaatttcaaaaaattgcattcaaacgaataaaattcctgaagtaagacacttcgatattgtttttaaataaagaaaatatttaacatCGCACCAGGTTTGAACTCTTTAACTTTCGCTTACTAAgacaacgccttaaccgttacgctaacgcagctcgtgcTGCAATGTTTCTCcatcgtcgaagtacaataggaaataaacaattatcgctgttctttattgcgaaaaagcggttagtgagaatgatacaaacacctttccttgctatcgcctgaattaggagtcttattgcttgtttggtttaattaattaatagaaaatgaagcaactggtataaagaatggtttttccaaactttctataaaacaaagtctgctatcaagacattgcttttgttctattactttatttacgaCTGAACGCTTCTAAaactgctctgcagtcgagatctggcaacgtcgttctctgttcattggctgactgtattttttgacgtcagatgcgcagaacgaacctaaactcggccgccaacataaatgacgcgcactttagtaaccAAGAAATCTGAGTCTGAATCCcattttggaacaaattttcagCTTGACCCATTGAaacaaatcagtgcccactggaaGCTAATGTCTTTATTCCTTTGTTTCTTAGAACTAAACATCACGTGATGCACAGTACATTTTAACATACCTCCATTTGTTGTGCTGCTTTCTCTACTGGCTGTTTGATGATGTGCTGGTACAGGGCCTGGTATCCAGACCTTCTGAACACATCACATAACTGTGCAGGGTCGTGTAGCCCCGCATGGAAGTCCCCCAGATGTCTGAGGTCGTCACCCGCCTCCAGCAGCTTCTTCACAGCGATCCAGTGTCTGCCCTCTGCGGCGTACCTCATCGGCGTCCACCCGAGCAGGCCGTCCTCTACCGACAGCATGCCCTCCCCCACATACCTGCACAGCCGCCGCAGCAGAGGCAGCGAGCGCTGCTCGTCGAGGGCTGCCGCCAGGTGAAGTGCGTTGCGGCCACACGCATCTCTCTGCCTCGGGTCGGCACCCTCCGCCATTACAGCCTGCAACCTATCCTTGTCACCGCCCAACAGTGCCTCCAGCAGTGGCCGATCCCTCGCTGCCCTGCGGTTGAAGGCCTCCAGAAAGAATTCCAGTGTCCTGTCCAGGTAGGCCTCACGGTACACTGCTGCACGACGCCGTTCCCCTTCTCTGACGAAGCACCACTTGGCGAGGAAGTGTTCGGCGAACGTCCTGTGCAGAAATGTGGGTTTCCTATTGGCAAACTTGTACACGATTCCAGCTTTCACGAAGTAGTCCATATCCACTAATGGCCTTGCCGGTATATCTGTACTGCGTAACAGAATTGATGTTGCAAGGAGCATCAAGTGTTTCTCGTGCTTCTTCTGCGCCTTCTCGAGCTCTATTTTCCTTCCAGGGGTGGATAAGTTGTGACCCCACTTCTCCTTGTAATACCTCCTGAATTCATTTTTGAAGAAAGCTTCGTACAGAGTCACAATGTCGTATGTGTCAGGCACCTCCTGTGACACATTCACAAACATTTCAGCAAACAGAGGAATTTTCAGAAGATCCCTTAAATTACTGTTGAGACCATTGATGGGTGGGATTCTTCCCCTTGAGGGGTGGTGTCTGAAGAAATCCTCTAGCTCTGAGTCAGTGAAAGGGTCCAATGAATATGCTGGCACACCCAATCGTGCCTCCAAGAGCTTCAACGGTGCTGGCCTCGTTGTCACCAGGAGCTTGCCCTGGCGTGGCGCCAGCAGATTCAGTATCTCGAGACACTCGGTGACGTAATCCGGGCAGACCTCATCGAAGCCATCCACGAGACAGACGACTCGCGGGGAGTGCGACAGGCTGTGGCGGAGCAGTGCATACTCCAGTCTGCCCAGCTGGTCGTCGTTGAAGACTGTCTGGAACAAGATGTCTCTCACACCAGTTATCCCACTGCAACTGTGATCTAAAACCGTGTCAAACTCCAACAGGTTAACTCTCAATAGCCAGCAGGCAGGGtccctttcttttatttgcttcgCCACGTGTGACAGCATCTTCGACTTGCCCACTCCAGGTTTCCCTTCCACAATTACTATGTTACTGGCAGTGTCCAGTACCTCGAGTTGCTCTTTTCTCTGCTCTCTTGGATACTCTAGAACCCTACAACTCCGCCCAGAAAAGTGACGAATCTTACAACTGTCTTCGGAAATCAGTAATATGTAGAAATTAAAAACTGCCAACCTTCGGATGTTTTCTGGGATACTCTCCAGGTTGTCAGTCAATACAAACAGGGGCCAGTCGAATTCGGATTTATTGAGGATCCATCTCACTACCTCTTCAAAACTCGTGAGTGAATGTCTGCCAATTTTACTTTCTAGCAACTCATAGCACGCACTGTTGGTGATGCACACATCCCTGGACCCCAGAGACGAGACGAAGTCGGCCAGCTCGATTCGAGGATCCACAAGCTTTCTGGGAATGTAATACGCAGGGAGCGGTTCGAGCTCTGGGCCCATCCTCAGAGGCTGCGACAGCTGTGCCAGAGCCAACAACAGTGCCGGCTCGTCGTCCAGCACAGACTTCAGGGCGCTGACACTTGCCACCAGGTCCCGCAAGTGGCATTCGTAGTGGTCCCCATTCAGTCTGATGTCAGTGTCCATCCACTTGTTCCAGCTGTCGTCACTGATGTCTGCTGATTCGAAAGTGTCGACATAGCCGTTAGTCTCCCTTGATGACACAATAATGAGACGTCGTTCAGTTTGTATTTGGGCCACAAGCTCATGCAAAATTTCAGAGCTCTCTTCGCTATCCTCATCTATAATCACCTGTAGGCGATTAAAATAGATTAGTTACAGACAAATAAACCTGTGACATCAATATCTTGCAAATATTACTTACATGCATAAGAAATTTGTGTAGTGTGACTCACAGAATTAAACAATTCTTTTTTTTACTGCCAGTGCTAATCAGAATCAACCTTTcactgtacagtatttaataatagtAAACTGGAAAACTGCTCTCATAAACTTACTACGTCGTATGATGGCCTCATGGATCCAAAACTATAATTGgaaccagccgctgtggccgagcggctttaggcgattcagtctggaaccgcgcgactgctatggtcgcaggttcgaatcctgcctcggacatgggtgtgtgtgatgtccttaggtttgttaggtttaagtaattctaagttctagggaaccgatgacctcagatgttaagccccatagtgctcagagccatttttttctataatTGGAAGGCATGGATTGAAGTTTGTGatagggagggcattggactagagCAGTCCACGCAGCTGTGACACCTCTACTGCTACAGTGGTGTAATGGCTGACACACCAGCCGACACAATCCACCTTCAGCGTTGTAGCAGTCTGGATGTGCCTAGTGCTCCGGCCATGCTCCTTTAGAGGGagtttttgtttacatctgtgaggcaaaaatggctctgagcactgtgggacttaacagctgaggtcatcagtcccctagaacttagaattacttaaacctaactaatctaaggacatcacactaatccatgtgtgaggcaggattcgaacctgcgaccgtagcagcagcgcgattccacactgaagcgcctagaaccgctcgcccacagcggctggCCAAGAATGTGAATTGATCTCTGGAATCGCATATCATCTTACGTATTAATAGGTGGATGTCGAGCCATTGTCATATACGACGGTCAACCGAAAACCTGTTTTGATTGCAGGCTGACTGTCTTGAGCAACGTCTCGCACAGCTACCTATGGACACCCAGCACCCATCACAGCATATGACATCGCCGCCTATTACGTACATGATAACGGAACGAGGTGCCCATAGAGTCCACGATTATTGCCCTTGATCCTGGGTCTCTCGTTACACCATCAGCCAGATGCCCCACAACAGCTGTGGAGTCACGGTTCTTCCATGTTCCAGTCGAACCCATCTTCAGTTATCGAAGCGGATCCGCAAGAGGAGCGTTGCtggctctggatcacgggatcctgggttcgattcccagccgggttggggattttctctgccgagggactgggtgtttgtgttgtcctcatcatttcatcatcatcatcatcattcgacagtggctagattgaacagtttaaaagaattggactgtgtaaaaattgggtgctgatgactgtgcagttgagtgccccacaaaccaaatatcatgatCATTCGCAAAAGGATCACACTGAACAGCATCCCTCAGCTAACTTGGAAGCACGACTACGAAAGCAGGTGCCGCTGCAGAAACGAAAGAAGCGGCGGCTGTCCACAGAAGACGAGCAGCACAGCCGAGTCCATCAACAAGACAGTGGAAACGATCATGATTCGTTTCCACCGACCGGTCAGGACGACGTCACATCCATAGCGTCTATGCTGCAGACTGTGGAGGGGCCACAGCGTCAAAGAGACGCAACAGGATGACGTCCCATCTGAAGATGAACGCCCATCAACAGTGAGAATCCTCATCGGTTCATTAGCAGATTGGGCACACGAAATGGACCAAACTGATGAAGATGCCGGAGGTCGAAGTTCAGCCATTGGCTCCCATGGACAACGAGTCGGGAGGTCAAGTGGCCAATGAGGTGGTGTCATGAGGTACCAGTGCAGGACGAATCCTCCATAGCCAGCTGATTCATTGTTGCATGATATTCTAGCAGTGCACAGTCGATTCGAAGTCACATGTCTGCTGAATTACCACACTTAACATCAGTGGAGTTCATGCCCCAGTAAAGATCCAAGTGCTGCAGGCAGGGTACGAAATAATGACGCAGTTGAGGTTTACAGTTGTGACGTCCGTCGTTTGACAGGTTACGACAGCTGTAGCACATTCATACTATCACGAGAAGGAATAGTGGCAGACGACGTGGAATACCTATCATGAAGCTGTAGTGCTGCCCTGACTGTAAACGATGAACGCCATCTGGCTCGACGAAGAGACAAGAAGACACACCACATTTTTCACAGAGGAAGTGTCACCTCTCTTTCGAGGACGTCAGGAGAATTACGTTGTCGGCGGGTACTTTAACTGCTTTCTGCGGCCCGAGGACTAACACCCACACTTCGTCCCTCTGCTGGTCCGAGATCTTGCACTGCATGACACCTGGGAAATTAAGCAAGGAAACAGCCGCGTATATACGTAGGCGACGAAGGCGACCACTGACACTGAGGCGTGACTACGGCCTTTACAGACCACCAGCGTTACATCTGCACCATCGCTCTGCCACGACAAAAGACGCGGCCCCATGGAAGCTCAGCGTTACCCACCTGCGAGATGAGAACCATTTTCGAGAGGTTGAAGACACATGGTGTCAACGTCAACAGCGTCAACGTGCATACGATTTAACGCTTAAATGGTGGCTCTGCATGTCAAACCAGCTTTACGTAGAACGTTCACACGATATGGACAAGATAAGTCACACTGGTAACGAGCGCCTTCTCAATTTTCCTTCACGGTCCTACGCGAGTTGGCGACGCAACCACCGTCTCCAGACCATCAGCAGGCTTCTCAACGTATAAAAACACAACTGCTGCGAGTTAAGGCAGTGAAGATGGAAGTTCGTGCGAGGATACTCGATGGATTACGCAACTAACGGCCGTCAGCATATCTAGTGAGAGAAAGGAAACGGCGCTGGCGTACACCTATACGGGACGTCGTAATGGCCAATTGATCGCGGGCTCACCACTGTCGCAGTGTCTATGTGGAAGACCAGCTGGACAGAGCAAGACTCACACACATGCTTCGACAAATGCCACCGGCCGAGTATCCTACTGGTCGGCCTTATGGCTGAAGTAACCATTGATGCCCTGAATTGTGGTGCGTCAAACAAATCTGCTGGACCACATGGACTCCCTCTTCAGTTCTGGCAGACCTTTGCTCCTCTGATGGGATCGAACATGAGTACAGATGTATAACGAACTCTTCAGAGCTACCTTACGGGTCCCTACTGAGTCCATACAGGGTGTCAAgatacctgttccagacctcagtgATGGTCGTAGACCACATGAATACCGACCTTTGACATTATTGAAAGGAGACTACAAAATCTTTGCACGTATCCTTCAAGCTGTGATAAAGGACAAAAAAATTAGATCAAATGTGTCTAGTTGGGAAGAGCAATATCGACACGACACTAGGGGCATACAGGCATGTTGTAGCACTGATGTCGCCGTGTAGATTATGAGTCCTGGTGGCATCGGATTTGGATCACGCTTTCGACCGTGTCGACCATGTGTTTCTACATGTGGTCATGGAATGGGTGGCAATCACCCTTAAGTTTGTGGACACGATCTTGCTGTTGATTCACTGCACACACTCGAGAGCCCTGGTGAGCGGAGCTCGCTCAGAACCTTTCAAGATCCAGTGCTCAGTGCGGCAGTGTTGCCCCCTTTCGGCCAACCTACTTGCCATCACTCTCGAACCTGCACTACAGGGCATCCAACGGCGCCTT encodes:
- the LOC126209899 gene encoding uncharacterized protein LOC126209899; protein product: MTSLQDIVAAVASAHDRSAALPYNKKPGHSRGDGDRYEECMLALVFLRCLRSQLIFQLSANNNDADKFDDVVLAWRPEEDAEEHTLLVQLKHKTSSRQLTLESDVWLSKDTDFSISKYCTSYGKICKSLVMDRVTLVFLTNARLGESSLSLFERQLVDTVKGLELLKAGGDLYKLDSNNEQVRKAVRGNMSFVQHFYLLCHQKNSVEIVEDICSELDKLLGAGNLCESICESLCKSLREWMNEASVCLTSSWSKWQAIVGDYIRKEVTRCRVVTTRLEYCCVGDIRRYVESCNPAWVIIDEDSEESSEILHELVAQIQTERRLIIVSSRETNGYVDTFESADISDDSWNKWMDTDIRLNGDHYECHLRDLVASVSALKSVLDDEPALLLALAQLSQPLRMGPELEPLPAYYIPRKLVDPRIELADFVSSLGSRDVCITNSACYELLESKIGRHSLTSFEEVVRWILNKSEFDWPLFVLTDNLESIPENIRRLAVFNFYILLISEDSCKIRHFSGRSCRVLEYPREQRKEQLEVLDTASNIVIVEGKPGVGKSKMLSHVAKQIKERDPACWLLRVNLLEFDTVLDHSCSGITGVRDILFQTVFNDDQLGRLEYALLRHSLSHSPRVVCLVDGFDEVCPDYVTECLEILNLLAPRQGKLLVTTRPAPLKLLEARLGVPAYSLDPFTDSELEDFFRHHPSRGRIPPINGLNSNLRDLLKIPLFAEMFVNVSQEVPDTYDIVTLYEAFFKNEFRRYYKEKWGHNLSTPGRKIELEKAQKKHEKHLMLLATSILLRSTDIPARPLVDMDYFVKAGIVYKFANRKPTFLHRTFAEHFLAKWCFVREGERRRAAVYREAYLDRTLEFFLEAFNRRAARDRPLLEALLGGDKDRLQAVMAEGADPRQRDACGRNALHLAAALDEQRSLPLLRRLCRYVGEGMLSVEDGLLGWTPMRYAAEGRHWIAVKKLLEAGDDLRHLGDFHAGLHDPAQLCDVFRRSGYQALYQHIIKQPVEKAAQQMEFAVSLISANMPREALSHIAGKAWEKGHTLVWHLLLRAYGTTVEEEMGRWMKLAKLLAKDVRSYRLRNHLIGGQLQDVPAERNCSNWSPNSPSSSPEVPDENDAARAEAEMVPAVVRSPAVASRSGWTQGQHNGDTYSLLHYAAAFGSSRKLRTLINSGADLDERDVFGCTAVHYAAAAGNTQCLSLLAEAGADVWAKCYGGWTALHLAARRGHEDTVRLLLGFLRNQSHALLVAHVNGKNSDGVSPLTCALKSRSATCVRLLLDAGAVRE